The following proteins are co-located in the Agromyces laixinhei genome:
- the murD gene encoding UDP-N-acetylmuramoyl-L-alanine--D-glutamate ligase has translation MTDAASPAAGRLDTLTGWNADWQGLRVVVMGLGVTGFAVADTLTELGASVLVVAPEVDDDRARILEVIGADLLRHPLDAVPDDVVGFAPELVVVSPGFHPDHPVLTWAAESSIAVWGDIELAWRVRDKVHTAEWILVTGTNGKTTTVQMAATFLAANGLRAAPCGNIGVPVLDAVRDPGGFDVLVVELSSYQLHHLPTSGPGAVHPWAATVLNVADDHLDWHGSFDAYRAAKARVYANTKAACVYNRADEATRRMVEDAEVEEGARAIGFGLDVPGPSDFGVVDGILCDRAFLDDRRTAALELITVDELEPRGLAAPHVVANILASSALVRSFGVPVGVIHDALGEFRLDAHRIETVAVSGGIRWVDDSKATNPHAAEASLRAFGKVVWIVGGLLKGVDADALVADHAARLRAAIVIGVDRSELVAAFRRHAPDLPLFEVVTDDTETVMPDAVALAAAVAEEGDTVLLAPAAASMDQFADYGDRGRRFHEAVGSMLGGEADGDSAPSEPLPGA, from the coding sequence ATGACGGATGCCGCTTCGCCCGCCGCCGGCCGCCTCGACACGCTGACCGGCTGGAACGCCGACTGGCAGGGCCTCCGGGTCGTCGTCATGGGGCTCGGCGTGACCGGATTCGCCGTCGCCGACACGCTCACAGAGCTCGGTGCCTCGGTGCTCGTCGTCGCGCCCGAGGTCGACGACGACCGCGCGCGCATTCTCGAGGTCATCGGGGCCGACCTGCTGCGGCATCCGCTCGATGCCGTGCCAGACGACGTCGTCGGCTTCGCACCGGAGCTCGTCGTGGTCTCTCCGGGGTTCCATCCAGACCACCCGGTGCTCACCTGGGCGGCCGAGTCGTCGATCGCGGTCTGGGGCGACATCGAACTCGCCTGGCGGGTTCGCGACAAGGTGCACACCGCCGAGTGGATCCTCGTGACCGGCACGAACGGCAAGACGACGACGGTGCAGATGGCCGCGACCTTCCTGGCGGCGAACGGCCTGCGGGCGGCGCCGTGCGGCAACATCGGCGTGCCGGTGCTCGACGCCGTGCGTGATCCGGGCGGTTTCGACGTGCTCGTGGTCGAGCTCTCGAGCTACCAGCTGCACCACCTGCCGACGTCTGGGCCGGGCGCGGTGCACCCCTGGGCGGCGACCGTGCTGAACGTCGCCGACGACCACCTCGACTGGCACGGCTCGTTCGATGCCTACCGGGCCGCCAAGGCACGGGTCTACGCGAACACGAAGGCCGCGTGCGTGTACAACCGCGCCGACGAGGCGACCCGCCGCATGGTGGAGGACGCGGAGGTCGAGGAGGGTGCCCGTGCCATCGGCTTCGGACTCGACGTGCCGGGCCCGAGCGACTTCGGCGTCGTCGACGGCATTCTGTGCGACCGCGCGTTCCTCGACGATCGTCGTACCGCGGCGCTCGAACTCATCACGGTCGACGAACTCGAGCCCCGCGGCCTCGCTGCTCCGCACGTCGTCGCGAACATTCTCGCGTCGTCGGCGCTCGTGCGATCGTTCGGGGTGCCGGTGGGCGTGATCCACGACGCGCTCGGCGAGTTCCGCCTCGACGCGCACCGCATCGAGACGGTGGCGGTCTCCGGCGGCATCCGCTGGGTCGACGACTCGAAGGCGACCAACCCGCACGCCGCCGAGGCATCGTTGCGCGCCTTCGGGAAGGTCGTCTGGATCGTCGGCGGGCTCCTGAAGGGCGTCGACGCCGATGCGCTCGTGGCCGATCACGCGGCGCGCCTCCGCGCCGCGATCGTGATCGGCGTGGATCGGTCAGAGCTCGTGGCGGCGTTCCGCCGACACGCCCCCGATCTGCCGCTCTTCGAAGTGGTCACGGATGACACTGAGACGGTGATGCCCGACGCGGTCGCCCTGGCTGCGGCGGTTGCTGAAGAGGGCGACACCGTGCTCCTCGCGCCCGCTGCGGCGTCGATGGACCAGTTCGCCGACTACGGCGACCGTGGACGACGGTTCCACGAGGCGGTCGGATCGATGCTGGGAGGTGAGGCGGATGGCGACTCCGCCCCGAGCGAACCGCTCCCAGGGGCCTGA
- the mraY gene encoding phospho-N-acetylmuramoyl-pentapeptide-transferase — translation MRALLAAGALSLAFTLFLTPLFIRLFTRLGWGQFIRDDGPQSHHVKRGTPTMGGIIFILGTLFGYFVSTLLISNERPTASGMLVLFMMVGLGAVGFLDDFLKTRKKQSLGLGGWAKISGQVIVAGVFALLALQFPNNYGITPANTKISFIRDLPLDFMVFGTVVGVILYVLWICLITAGTSNAVNVTDGLDGLATGASILAIGSFVVIGFWQFNQSRFSESLNASDAYRAYDVRDPLDIAIVATAIVGGLIGFLWWNTNPAKIYMGDTGSLALGGALAALAIVSHTELLLLLIGGLFVIETGSVIVQRVYFKLTRGKRIFLMSPIHHHFELKGWAEVTIVVRFWIIGGLLVAAGVGSFYFEWLQS, via the coding sequence GTGAGAGCACTGCTGGCCGCTGGGGCGTTGTCACTCGCCTTCACGCTATTCCTGACACCGCTGTTCATCCGCCTCTTCACGAGGCTCGGGTGGGGGCAGTTCATTCGCGACGACGGGCCGCAGAGCCATCACGTCAAGCGCGGCACGCCCACGATGGGCGGCATCATCTTCATCCTGGGCACCCTGTTCGGGTACTTCGTGTCGACCCTGCTGATCAGCAACGAGAGACCCACGGCGTCGGGCATGCTCGTGCTCTTCATGATGGTCGGACTCGGTGCCGTCGGCTTCCTCGACGACTTCCTGAAGACCCGCAAGAAGCAGAGCCTCGGTCTCGGCGGCTGGGCCAAGATATCGGGCCAGGTGATCGTGGCGGGCGTGTTCGCGCTGCTCGCCCTGCAGTTCCCGAACAACTACGGCATCACGCCGGCGAACACGAAGATCTCGTTCATCAGAGACCTCCCGCTCGACTTCATGGTGTTCGGCACGGTCGTCGGCGTCATCCTGTACGTGCTCTGGATCTGCCTGATCACTGCCGGCACCTCCAACGCCGTGAACGTCACCGACGGCCTCGACGGGCTCGCCACCGGCGCTTCGATCCTCGCGATCGGCTCGTTCGTGGTCATCGGCTTCTGGCAGTTCAACCAGTCCCGCTTCAGCGAGAGCCTCAATGCGAGCGACGCCTACCGCGCGTACGACGTGCGGGACCCGCTCGACATCGCCATCGTGGCGACAGCGATCGTCGGCGGGCTCATCGGCTTCCTCTGGTGGAACACGAACCCGGCCAAGATCTACATGGGCGACACCGGATCGCTGGCCCTCGGCGGTGCACTGGCGGCGCTCGCGATCGTCAGCCACACCGAACTCCTCCTGCTGCTCATCGGCGGACTCTTCGTCATCGAGACCGGTTCGGTCATCGTGCAGCGGGTGTACTTCAAGCTCACGCGCGGCAAGCGCATCTTCCTGATGAGCCCGATCCACCACCACTTCGAGCTGAAGGGCTGGGCGGAGGTCACGATCGTCGTGCGCTTCTGGATCATCGGCGGACTGCTCGTCGCAGCCGGCGTCGGATCCTTCTACTTCGAGTGGCTGCAGAGCTGA
- a CDS encoding UDP-N-acetylmuramoyl-tripeptide--D-alanyl-D-alanine ligase, producing MIALTLAEIASAVGGVLRIDGTPATPDTIVDGAVTTDSREVGTGGVFVAKRGEFDDGHRFAPAAAERGAALLVVEHALDLPVPQIVVADSVDALGALATEVVRRVRDLGRLRIVGVTGSNGKTTTKNLLRTVLERVGPTVAARASFNNEVGAPITMLELTNETEFLVAEMGASGVGEIARLVRMARPDVGIVLKVGLAHAGEFGGIEQTVRAKSEMVTDLLETDVAVLNVDDPRVVPMADRTAARIVWFGFGDSADVRATDVRAHARGTDFTVTIPGGERAHVHFSVLGEHHVMNALAAIAASVELGVPLASVVAALEQVTLAERWRMQVMGGRDGITIINDAYNASPDSMSAALKTLAQVKNPGARTIAVLGEMSELGEFSGEEHDRIGLLAVRLGISQLIVVGAGARRLHITAINEGSWDGESAFVDSAEEALALVTSSARPGDTVLVKSSNAAGLRLLGDRLGEWFA from the coding sequence ATGATCGCCCTGACCCTGGCCGAGATCGCGTCGGCCGTCGGCGGCGTGCTCCGCATCGACGGGACGCCGGCCACTCCCGACACGATCGTCGACGGCGCCGTGACGACCGACTCCCGCGAGGTCGGCACCGGCGGCGTGTTCGTCGCAAAGCGCGGCGAATTCGACGACGGTCACCGTTTCGCACCGGCCGCCGCCGAACGAGGCGCGGCACTCCTCGTCGTCGAGCACGCGCTCGACCTACCCGTTCCGCAGATCGTCGTCGCCGACTCGGTCGATGCGCTCGGCGCGCTCGCGACCGAGGTCGTGCGTCGCGTCCGAGACCTCGGGCGCCTCCGCATCGTCGGAGTCACCGGATCGAACGGCAAGACGACCACGAAGAACCTGCTGCGAACCGTGCTCGAGCGCGTCGGCCCGACCGTCGCAGCGCGCGCCTCGTTCAACAACGAGGTGGGTGCGCCGATCACGATGCTCGAGCTCACGAACGAGACCGAGTTCCTCGTCGCCGAGATGGGCGCCTCCGGTGTCGGCGAGATCGCCCGGCTCGTGCGCATGGCCAGGCCCGATGTCGGCATCGTGTTGAAGGTCGGCCTCGCCCACGCCGGCGAGTTCGGCGGCATCGAGCAGACCGTGCGCGCCAAGTCCGAGATGGTCACCGACCTCCTCGAGACGGATGTCGCGGTGCTGAACGTCGACGACCCGCGCGTGGTGCCCATGGCGGACCGGACGGCGGCGCGCATCGTCTGGTTCGGATTCGGCGACTCCGCCGATGTTCGGGCCACCGATGTTCGGGCCCACGCTCGCGGCACCGACTTCACGGTGACGATCCCCGGCGGTGAGCGGGCACATGTGCACTTCTCGGTGCTCGGGGAGCACCACGTCATGAACGCGCTCGCGGCGATCGCGGCATCCGTCGAACTCGGTGTGCCGCTCGCATCGGTCGTCGCCGCGCTCGAACAGGTGACGCTGGCCGAGCGCTGGCGCATGCAGGTCATGGGGGGCCGCGACGGCATCACGATCATCAATGACGCGTACAACGCGAGCCCCGACTCGATGTCGGCGGCGCTGAAGACGCTCGCACAGGTGAAGAATCCCGGCGCACGCACCATCGCCGTGCTCGGCGAGATGAGCGAGCTGGGCGAGTTCTCCGGTGAGGAGCACGACCGCATCGGACTGCTCGCGGTGCGACTCGGCATCTCGCAGCTCATCGTCGTGGGGGCTGGCGCGCGGCGCCTGCACATCACGGCGATCAATGAGGGCTCGTGGGACGGCGAATCCGCGTTCGTCGATTCCGCTGAAGAAGCGCTCGCCCTCGTCACGTCGTCGGCGCGGCCGGGTGACACCGTGCTGGTGAAATCGTCGAACGCGGCGGGTCTTCGGCTGCTGGGCGACCGACTGGGAGAATGGTTCGCGTGA
- a CDS encoding Mur ligase family protein has product MTGSPLTALRPKHPSPRSLSELAEEFGFTVLGAVDGLEVTGVGLSSKSAEPGDLYVGVPGRNAHGADFAASAREAGAVALLTDRAGAEHAADAGLPILVADDARAALGEVAAWIHRTAENPATMFAVTGTNGKTSVVYLLYGILRQLGITAGLTSTAERRIGDEVVTSSLTTPEASELHALLARMREVEVRAVGIEVSAQALSRHRVDGLVFDVVGFTNLTHDHLDDYSSMDEYFDAKRELFRPERARRGVVTIDSEWGRRLVGESRIPVTTLTTIDGVDADWRVTVLEESADHTSFVLEGSGGRRLETRVPLLGWYMAANAALAIVMLVEAGHELDVIAAALEGDGIDAFIPGRAERISGDRGPVVYIDYGHTPDAFLQTLGAIRRSTEGRIIMVFGADGDRDTTKRAEMGAIAARGADVVVVTDFHPRWEDPASIRATLIAGAREVVPGGEIHEIADPREAFRAALALAGDGDAILYAGPGHEDYHEVKGEKIPYSARDDAKQALRDAGWLE; this is encoded by the coding sequence GTGACCGGATCGCCTCTCACGGCTCTCCGGCCGAAGCACCCGAGTCCTCGATCGCTCTCCGAGCTCGCCGAAGAGTTCGGGTTCACCGTGCTCGGCGCGGTCGACGGTCTCGAGGTCACCGGGGTCGGCCTCTCCTCGAAGTCCGCTGAGCCCGGCGACCTGTACGTCGGCGTGCCCGGGCGCAACGCCCACGGCGCAGACTTCGCGGCATCCGCGCGTGAAGCGGGCGCCGTCGCTCTGCTCACCGACCGGGCGGGCGCCGAGCATGCCGCCGACGCGGGTCTCCCGATCCTCGTGGCCGACGACGCGCGCGCCGCGCTCGGCGAGGTCGCGGCGTGGATCCACCGCACCGCCGAGAACCCGGCGACGATGTTCGCGGTCACCGGCACCAACGGCAAGACGAGCGTCGTCTACCTGCTGTACGGCATCCTCCGTCAACTCGGCATCACGGCCGGACTCACATCGACGGCCGAGCGCCGCATCGGCGACGAGGTCGTCACGAGCTCGCTGACCACTCCCGAGGCGAGCGAGCTGCACGCGCTCCTCGCCCGCATGCGCGAGGTCGAGGTGCGAGCGGTCGGCATCGAGGTCTCGGCGCAGGCGCTGTCGCGCCACCGCGTCGACGGTCTCGTGTTCGATGTCGTCGGGTTCACGAACCTCACCCACGACCACCTCGACGACTACTCCTCGATGGACGAGTACTTCGATGCGAAGCGCGAGTTGTTCCGGCCCGAGCGTGCGCGGCGCGGCGTCGTCACGATCGACTCCGAGTGGGGCCGGCGCCTCGTGGGCGAGTCGCGCATCCCCGTGACGACCCTGACGACGATCGACGGCGTCGACGCCGACTGGCGCGTCACCGTGCTCGAAGAGAGCGCCGACCACACGTCCTTCGTGCTCGAGGGCTCCGGGGGCCGGCGCCTCGAGACGCGGGTGCCGCTCCTCGGCTGGTACATGGCCGCCAATGCAGCCCTCGCGATCGTCATGCTCGTCGAGGCGGGCCACGAGCTCGACGTCATCGCGGCGGCGCTCGAGGGCGACGGAATCGATGCGTTCATCCCCGGGCGGGCCGAGCGCATCTCGGGCGATCGCGGGCCCGTCGTCTACATCGACTACGGCCACACGCCCGACGCGTTCCTGCAGACGCTCGGTGCGATCCGGCGCTCGACCGAGGGCCGCATCATCATGGTCTTCGGGGCCGACGGCGACCGCGACACCACCAAACGCGCCGAGATGGGTGCGATCGCCGCCCGAGGCGCCGACGTGGTCGTCGTGACCGACTTCCATCCGCGATGGGAAGACCCGGCCTCGATCCGTGCGACGCTCATCGCAGGTGCGCGCGAGGTGGTGCCCGGCGGTGAGATCCACGAGATCGCCGATCCACGCGAGGCGTTCCGCGCGGCCCTCGCCCTCGCGGGCGACGGCGACGCGATCCTCTACGCCGGTCCGGGTCACGAGGACTACCACGAAGTGAAGGGCGAGAAGATCCCGTACTCCGCACGAGACGACGCCAAGCAGGCCCTGCGCGATGCGGGGTGGCTCGAATGA
- a CDS encoding penicillin-binding transpeptidase domain-containing protein, giving the protein MRASPTRIAGSSRRIASSSPNGADVNDSSFHDDQQLTLTGVLVESSNTGMSQFGELMTDRARYDDMLKFGLGAESEVGFLAEASGDLHGDPDDWDNQTKYATMFGQGLTTTAVQIASVYQTIANGGVRMPVTLVDGCVRDGDDVTAETPAPQGEQVVSPEAATATSQMLERVYQDAWLSDEWNIPGYRVAAKTGTAQVPDGNGGYQEGYLVSVSGFAPADDPEFVVSVSIMNPVKMNSSAASAPVFQEVMSQVLKKYRTVPSGAPAPELPATW; this is encoded by the coding sequence ATGCGGGCCTCGCCGACCCGTATAGCAGGATCGTCGCGCCGTATCGCATCAAGTTCCCCCAACGGGGCCGACGTCAACGACAGCTCGTTCCACGATGATCAGCAGCTCACCCTCACCGGCGTTCTCGTCGAGTCGTCGAACACCGGCATGTCGCAGTTCGGCGAGCTGATGACCGACCGCGCTCGCTACGACGACATGCTGAAGTTCGGACTCGGTGCCGAGTCCGAGGTCGGATTCCTCGCCGAGGCGAGCGGTGACCTGCACGGAGACCCCGACGACTGGGACAACCAGACCAAGTACGCCACGATGTTCGGACAGGGCCTGACGACGACCGCGGTGCAGATCGCGAGCGTCTACCAGACCATCGCCAACGGCGGCGTTCGCATGCCCGTGACGCTCGTCGACGGCTGCGTCCGCGACGGCGACGATGTGACCGCCGAGACGCCCGCGCCGCAGGGCGAACAGGTCGTCTCGCCCGAGGCCGCGACCGCGACGAGCCAGATGCTCGAACGCGTCTACCAGGACGCCTGGCTCTCGGATGAATGGAACATCCCAGGGTACCGGGTCGCCGCGAAGACGGGCACTGCGCAGGTGCCGGACGGCAACGGCGGCTATCAGGAGGGATACCTCGTCTCCGTCTCCGGCTTCGCCCCGGCAGACGATCCGGAGTTCGTCGTTTCGGTGAGCATCATGAATCCAGTTAAGATGAACTCGTCCGCCGCATCCGCTCCCGTCTTCCAAGAGGTGATGAGCCAGGTGCTGAAGAAGTATCGGACCGTTCCATCCGGCGCCCCGGCGCCCGAGCTGCCAGCAACCTGGTGA
- a CDS encoding penicillin-binding transpeptidase domain-containing protein has protein sequence MNRTSRHPMRRILLSAAVLVALVGVFVVRLVDIQIVRAAELNEQAQEARSEPVTVYGARGDIVDANGKVLADTVMRYDIVLSPKQASKAEVVREVPDPENPEATKEVVVPLPELAAELGAVVGLTGDQVQGIITSELAEDPKADYAYVSKLVDTETYEKVKALDIPWVYADEHPSRRYPSGAVAGNLVGWVGPDGNPLQGLELSEDQCLAGENGKISYLHSLQDWVKIPGTEIVHEQAHDGGKLQLTIDTDLQWEVQRIAEAQRQATGADWATVTVMEAKTGRLLAVADVPTVDPNDPSAIDADDRGSRSFTAPYEPGSTFKALTAASVINAGLADPYSRIVAPYRIKFPQRGRRQRQLVPR, from the coding sequence ATGAATCGCACCAGCCGCCACCCGATGCGGAGGATCCTGCTCTCCGCCGCCGTGCTGGTCGCGCTGGTCGGCGTCTTCGTCGTGCGGCTCGTCGACATCCAGATCGTGCGCGCGGCCGAGCTCAACGAGCAGGCACAGGAGGCGCGCTCGGAGCCGGTCACGGTCTACGGTGCACGCGGCGACATCGTCGATGCGAACGGCAAGGTGCTGGCCGACACCGTCATGAGGTACGACATCGTGCTCTCGCCCAAGCAGGCGTCGAAGGCGGAAGTCGTGCGGGAGGTGCCCGACCCCGAGAACCCGGAGGCGACGAAGGAGGTCGTCGTGCCGCTGCCGGAACTCGCGGCGGAACTCGGTGCCGTCGTCGGGCTGACCGGCGACCAGGTGCAGGGCATCATCACGTCTGAACTCGCAGAGGACCCGAAGGCCGACTACGCGTACGTCTCGAAGCTCGTCGACACCGAGACGTACGAGAAGGTGAAGGCGCTCGACATCCCGTGGGTCTATGCAGACGAACACCCCAGTCGGCGTTACCCGAGCGGGGCGGTGGCGGGCAACCTCGTCGGTTGGGTCGGTCCCGACGGCAATCCGCTCCAGGGCCTCGAGCTCTCGGAAGACCAGTGCCTGGCCGGCGAGAACGGCAAGATCAGCTATCTGCACAGCCTGCAGGACTGGGTCAAGATCCCCGGTACCGAGATCGTGCACGAGCAGGCGCACGACGGCGGCAAGCTGCAGCTCACGATCGACACCGACCTGCAATGGGAAGTGCAGCGCATCGCAGAGGCCCAGCGCCAGGCGACCGGCGCAGACTGGGCGACGGTCACCGTCATGGAGGCGAAGACGGGGCGGCTGCTGGCCGTCGCCGACGTGCCGACCGTCGATCCGAACGACCCGTCGGCCATCGACGCAGACGACCGCGGATCGCGTTCGTTCACCGCCCCGTACGAGCCGGGCTCGACGTTCAAGGCGCTCACCGCGGCATCCGTGATCAATGCGGGCCTCGCCGACCCGTATAGCAGGATCGTCGCGCCGTATCGCATCAAGTTCCCCCAACGGGGCCGACGTCAACGACAGCTCGTTCCACGATGA
- the rsmH gene encoding 16S rRNA (cytosine(1402)-N(4))-methyltransferase RsmH, with protein sequence MDIERIHTPVMLERTLELLAPALEADGAVMVDATLGMGGHAAAFLERFPNLTVIGLDRDTDALGIARERLSKFGDRARFVHTVYDGIGEAVRSEGYREVQGVLFDLGVSSLQLDRAERGFAYSKDAPLDMRMDFTSGRTAADVIAEEGEDELRRIFLDYGEEKLAARYARAIVRARAESPITRSAELVAVIQAATPVAVQRQGHPAKRVFQALRIEVNEELSVLERAMPAALDAIAVGGRIVVLAYQSLEDRIVKRSLSAASSSTAPAGLPMELPEHRAEFTLLVRGAELASEDEQAENPRAKPVRLRAAERVRRPS encoded by the coding sequence ATGGACATCGAACGCATCCACACCCCGGTCATGCTCGAGCGCACGCTCGAGCTTCTGGCGCCGGCCCTCGAGGCCGACGGCGCCGTCATGGTCGATGCGACTCTCGGCATGGGCGGTCACGCCGCCGCGTTCCTCGAACGGTTCCCGAACCTCACGGTCATCGGTCTCGACCGCGACACCGACGCCCTCGGCATCGCCCGCGAACGTCTCTCGAAGTTCGGCGACCGTGCGCGCTTCGTGCACACGGTCTACGACGGCATCGGCGAGGCCGTTCGCAGCGAGGGCTACCGCGAGGTGCAGGGGGTGCTCTTCGACCTCGGCGTCTCATCGCTCCAGCTCGACCGGGCCGAGCGGGGGTTCGCCTACTCGAAGGATGCGCCGCTCGACATGCGCATGGACTTCACGAGCGGGCGCACCGCTGCCGACGTGATCGCCGAGGAGGGTGAAGACGAGCTTCGGCGCATCTTCCTCGACTACGGCGAGGAGAAGCTCGCAGCGCGATACGCCCGGGCGATCGTGCGAGCGAGGGCCGAATCGCCGATCACCCGCTCTGCCGAACTCGTCGCGGTCATCCAAGCAGCGACGCCGGTCGCCGTGCAGCGTCAGGGTCACCCCGCGAAACGCGTCTTCCAGGCGCTCCGCATCGAGGTCAATGAAGAACTCTCCGTGCTCGAGCGGGCCATGCCGGCCGCCCTCGACGCGATCGCCGTCGGCGGTCGCATCGTCGTGCTGGCCTACCAGTCGCTCGAGGACCGTATCGTCAAGCGTTCGCTCTCGGCCGCGTCGAGTTCCACCGCCCCCGCCGGTCTCCCGATGGAGCTGCCAGAGCACCGAGCGGAGTTCACCCTCCTGGTGCGGGGGGCCGAGCTCGCGAGTGAAGACGAGCAGGCCGAGAACCCGCGAGCCAAGCCCGTGCGACTCCGAGCCGCAGAACGAGTGAGGAGGCCGTCATGA
- the mraZ gene encoding division/cell wall cluster transcriptional repressor MraZ, translating into MFLGSYEPKLDEKGRVILPAKFREELSSGLVLTRGQEHCIYVFSAREFENMSDKIRQAPVTSKQARDYMRVFLSGASAETPDKQHRVTIPATLRAYAGLDRDLTVIGTGSRVEIWDATAWASYLAEQEAAFADTAEEVIPGLF; encoded by the coding sequence GTGTTCCTCGGTAGCTATGAACCAAAGCTCGACGAGAAGGGCCGCGTCATTCTTCCGGCGAAGTTCCGGGAGGAGCTCTCGAGCGGTCTCGTGCTCACGCGCGGGCAGGAACACTGCATCTACGTGTTCAGCGCGCGGGAATTCGAGAACATGAGCGACAAGATCCGCCAAGCCCCGGTCACGAGCAAGCAAGCGCGCGATTACATGCGCGTCTTCCTGTCGGGAGCTTCCGCGGAGACCCCCGACAAGCAACATCGCGTCACCATCCCCGCAACGCTCCGCGCCTATGCGGGCCTCGACCGCGACCTCACGGTCATCGGCACGGGCAGCCGGGTGGAGATCTGGGACGCGACGGCATGGGCGAGCTACCTCGCCGAGCAGGAGGCGGCCTTCGCGGACACGGCGGAGGAGGTGATCCCCGGACTCTTCTAG
- a CDS encoding DUF3040 domain-containing protein, whose product MPLSEQEQRLLEEMERNLYRNDADFVQAVGGGRGRRPNYRAIVLGVLLAVAGAGALIAGVASQLLVIGVVGFALMFAGVLVAITPSKRGAAAAPPAEPTAEKQRGRSTSGGSFMDRMNDRWDRRQDGQD is encoded by the coding sequence ATGCCGCTTTCGGAGCAGGAGCAACGTCTTCTCGAGGAGATGGAGCGGAACCTCTATCGCAACGATGCCGACTTCGTGCAAGCGGTCGGTGGCGGTCGCGGTCGACGCCCGAACTACCGGGCCATCGTGCTCGGTGTGCTGCTCGCCGTCGCCGGTGCCGGCGCTCTCATCGCGGGTGTCGCCTCGCAACTCCTCGTCATCGGGGTCGTGGGTTTCGCGCTCATGTTCGCCGGCGTCCTCGTCGCGATCACCCCGTCCAAGCGCGGTGCAGCCGCTGCTCCACCTGCTGAGCCCACCGCCGAGAAGCAGCGTGGCCGCAGCACTTCCGGCGGCAGCTTCATGGATCGTATGAACGATCGTTGGGACCGCCGCCAGGACGGGCAGGACTGA
- a CDS encoding polyprenyl synthetase family protein, whose amino-acid sequence MAHGSRLVDLVHERIEGFLAERSSILREISPDLEPLDTFSRRFLSGGKRFRALFCYWGWEAVDGRTFDPFAPEGGRDRFPVVSAAAALELFHAAALLHDDIIDNSDTRRGAPSGHRLFELLHAESGWDGSSPEFGRAAALLLGDLLLGWSDELFDEGLATLADREAARRARTEFMRMRTEVTAGQYLDILEERAWRSQAESEQRLRAERVIVFKSAKYSVEAPLVIGGAIAGATTAQVAALRAFGMPLGIAYQLRDDLLGVFGDPEVTGKPSGDDLREGKRTILIAVARERLAPGQRRLLDELLGDPELAPEQVRMLQQTIRECGAVDEVEALIASNVATAMAALEDAPLSGSARAELGSLARTVTRRTS is encoded by the coding sequence GTGGCTCACGGTTCCCGACTGGTCGATCTGGTGCACGAACGCATCGAGGGTTTCCTCGCCGAACGCTCTTCCATTCTCCGCGAGATCAGCCCCGACCTCGAACCGCTCGACACGTTCTCAAGGCGGTTTCTCAGCGGAGGCAAGCGCTTCCGGGCGCTGTTCTGCTATTGGGGGTGGGAGGCCGTCGACGGGCGCACCTTCGACCCGTTCGCACCCGAGGGCGGCCGCGATCGGTTCCCGGTCGTCTCGGCGGCAGCCGCGCTCGAACTGTTCCACGCCGCAGCCCTGCTGCACGACGACATCATCGACAATTCCGACACCCGCCGCGGCGCGCCGTCGGGCCACCGTCTCTTCGAACTGCTGCACGCCGAGTCCGGCTGGGACGGATCCTCGCCCGAGTTCGGTCGGGCCGCCGCACTCCTCCTCGGCGATCTCCTCCTCGGGTGGAGCGACGAGCTCTTCGACGAGGGCCTCGCGACCCTCGCCGACCGCGAGGCGGCGCGACGCGCGCGCACCGAGTTCATGCGCATGCGCACCGAGGTGACGGCCGGACAGTACCTCGACATCCTCGAGGAACGTGCATGGCGGAGCCAGGCCGAATCCGAACAGCGCCTCCGAGCCGAACGCGTCATCGTCTTCAAGTCGGCCAAGTACAGCGTCGAGGCACCGCTCGTGATCGGCGGCGCCATCGCAGGGGCCACGACGGCACAGGTCGCGGCGCTCCGCGCCTTCGGCATGCCGCTCGGCATCGCCTACCAACTGCGCGACGACCTGCTCGGCGTGTTCGGCGATCCCGAGGTCACGGGCAAGCCGAGTGGCGACGACCTCCGAGAGGGGAAGCGCACCATCCTCATCGCCGTCGCCCGGGAACGGCTCGCGCCCGGCCAGCGCCGTCTCCTCGACGAACTCCTCGGTGATCCCGAACTCGCGCCGGAACAGGTGCGGATGCTGCAGCAGACTATCCGCGAGTGCGGTGCCGTCGACGAGGTCGAGGCCCTCATCGCGTCGAACGTCGCGACGGCCATGGCCGCGCTCGAGGATGCTCCGCTCAGCGGGAGCGCCCGCGCCGAACTCGGCTCGCTCGCCAGAACGGTCACGCGTCGCACGAGCTGA